A part of Spirochaetaceae bacterium genomic DNA contains:
- a CDS encoding ABC transporter permease subunit, with protein MSGAFFRVVWRELRAAFGSPVAYIVTVIFLTVTGWFFFTPFFLNGRADLREFFRLLPMTLGLVVPAVTMRVFAEEFSTGSYEVLSTLPMTRFDVLLGKFTGSLLFILLMLVPTLAYPIIVATLGDLDPGPVAGGYLGTVLLAALYCSVGLFASALTKNQIVAFIIGLTLCAFLVLIDKVLFFIPAGLTGVLQYLGADYHFGNVAKGVIDSRDVVYFLSATFVGLYATNLVVERRI; from the coding sequence GTGAGCGGCGCCTTCTTCCGCGTGGTGTGGCGCGAGCTGCGGGCGGCGTTCGGCTCGCCGGTGGCCTACATCGTCACGGTGATCTTCCTCACCGTGACCGGCTGGTTCTTCTTCACCCCGTTCTTCCTCAATGGGCGCGCCGACCTGCGCGAGTTCTTCCGCCTGCTGCCGATGACCCTGGGGCTGGTGGTGCCGGCGGTGACCATGCGCGTGTTCGCCGAGGAGTTCAGCACCGGCTCCTACGAGGTGCTCAGCACGCTGCCGATGACCCGCTTCGACGTGCTGCTCGGCAAGTTCACCGGCAGCCTGCTGTTCATCCTCCTGATGCTGGTGCCGACGCTGGCCTACCCGATCATCGTGGCCACGCTCGGCGACCTGGATCCGGGACCGGTGGCGGGCGGCTACCTGGGCACCGTCCTGCTGGCGGCGCTGTACTGCTCGGTGGGGCTGTTCGCCTCGGCGCTGACCAAGAACCAGATCGTGGCGTTCATCATCGGCCTGACGCTGTGCGCCTTCCTGGTGCTGATCGACAAGGTGCTGTTCTTCATCCCGGCCGGCCTCACCGGCGTGCTGCAGTACCTGGGCGCCGACTACCACTTCGGCAACGTGGCCAAGGGCGTGATCGACTCGCGCGACGTGGTGTACTTCCTGAGCGCCACCTTCGTCGGGCTGTACGCCACCAACCTGGTGGTGGAGCGGCGCATATGA
- a CDS encoding Gldg family protein — translation MTGTTGMTGRKPLRTGLRVVEIVLFAGALVMINVSSASGLFERFDVTESGLYKLSPPSIDAVSALREPLTIRAFFTPNLPAPYNTVEQAVRDLLDEYAVHGGDLFNFQFVSMGAEEVGQEEAIANEELARQYLIYPIQIEQLDRDEVTLSTAYLGMALIHGDLIETISSITDTSQLELTITEAISKLTERVSRLIALEEDIQVTLYFSSPLAALAPGVDQVPGEVEALVKELNASYFDRLQFELVDANEDTVPIDEGRRLRLAPLQLQAPDGSAELAYAGLSVTSEGTTITMNLLQSSVMGYQLADLDTIRRSLDDTLKNILGTQEEMGYLADFETPPYRGRANATTPTDVVEAELSNLFQLVSQEYTFRGLLLEDRFVPEGVRSMLVVGPQEPLNEWALFQIDQFLLRGGSLMLFLDSHHIWISQGSGFGGGGAFHLPRETGLEAMLEHYGVRLEQSYVLDEQSFVQRQASQRGGYVESEIYFAPLLKEDEIDRSVPFLSGLEELVMLNVSPLTVVGAGQPGVDYTVALRTSPTAWEMAGQIDLMGAEPPGEDVRTSFPLAVLAEGTFTSYFADREIPERPRDEPGSQDDDEEEAAPLISAEELQAEASFTAEGEGRLFVVGTSAILGSGFIDVQGRNPNSLFLLNLIDAMNGRDERAEMRSKGRRVRPLREIEPPARTAIKTFAVAGLPALVIVVGILVWILGGLHRNRIRAEYGNPASGGGSTSGTPSTGGGRAGGRGGGGSGAGAEPQASARRATRGRGARDGAGTGEAGAAKSKRPSGGAS, via the coding sequence ATGACCGGGACGACCGGGATGACCGGGCGCAAACCGCTGCGCACCGGCCTGCGCGTGGTCGAGATCGTGCTGTTCGCGGGCGCCCTGGTGATGATCAACGTGTCGTCGGCGTCGGGGCTGTTCGAGCGCTTCGACGTCACCGAGTCGGGGTTGTACAAACTGTCCCCGCCGAGCATCGATGCGGTCAGCGCGCTGCGTGAGCCGCTCACCATCCGCGCCTTCTTCACGCCCAACCTGCCCGCCCCCTACAACACCGTGGAGCAGGCGGTGCGCGACCTGCTCGACGAGTACGCCGTGCACGGCGGCGACCTGTTCAACTTCCAGTTCGTCTCCATGGGCGCAGAGGAGGTGGGCCAGGAGGAGGCGATCGCCAACGAGGAGCTGGCGCGCCAGTACCTGATTTACCCGATCCAGATCGAGCAGCTCGACCGCGACGAGGTGACCCTGAGTACCGCCTACCTCGGCATGGCGCTGATCCACGGCGATCTGATCGAGACCATCTCGTCGATCACCGACACCAGCCAGTTGGAGCTGACCATCACGGAGGCGATCAGCAAGCTCACCGAGCGGGTCAGCCGGCTGATCGCCCTGGAAGAGGACATCCAGGTCACGCTCTACTTCTCGTCGCCGCTGGCGGCGCTGGCGCCGGGCGTGGACCAGGTGCCCGGCGAGGTCGAGGCGCTGGTCAAGGAGCTCAACGCCAGCTACTTCGACCGCCTGCAGTTCGAGCTTGTCGACGCCAACGAGGACACCGTGCCGATCGACGAGGGCCGCCGGCTGCGGCTGGCGCCGCTGCAGTTGCAGGCGCCGGACGGCAGCGCCGAGTTGGCGTACGCGGGCCTGTCGGTGACCTCGGAGGGCACCACCATCACCATGAACCTGCTGCAGAGCAGCGTCATGGGCTACCAGCTCGCCGACCTGGATACGATCCGCCGCTCCCTGGACGACACCCTCAAGAACATCCTCGGCACCCAGGAGGAGATGGGCTACCTGGCCGACTTCGAGACGCCGCCCTACCGCGGGCGCGCCAATGCCACCACCCCCACCGACGTGGTGGAGGCGGAGCTGTCCAACCTGTTCCAACTGGTGTCGCAGGAGTACACCTTCCGCGGCCTGCTGCTGGAGGACCGCTTCGTACCGGAGGGGGTGCGCAGCATGCTGGTGGTGGGGCCGCAGGAGCCGCTCAACGAGTGGGCGCTGTTCCAGATCGACCAGTTCCTGCTGCGCGGCGGCTCGCTGATGCTGTTCCTGGACTCGCACCACATCTGGATCAGCCAGGGCAGCGGCTTCGGGGGCGGCGGCGCCTTCCACCTGCCGCGCGAGACCGGCCTGGAGGCGATGCTGGAGCACTACGGTGTCCGCCTGGAGCAGTCCTACGTCCTGGACGAGCAGTCGTTCGTGCAGCGCCAGGCGTCGCAGCGCGGCGGCTACGTGGAGAGCGAGATCTACTTCGCGCCGCTGCTGAAGGAGGACGAGATCGACCGTTCGGTGCCGTTCCTGTCCGGCCTGGAGGAGCTGGTGATGCTCAACGTGTCGCCGCTGACGGTGGTCGGCGCCGGCCAGCCGGGCGTGGACTACACCGTGGCGCTGCGCACCTCGCCGACCGCCTGGGAGATGGCCGGGCAGATCGACCTGATGGGCGCCGAGCCGCCGGGCGAGGACGTACGCACGTCGTTCCCGCTCGCGGTCCTGGCCGAGGGCACCTTCACCAGCTACTTCGCCGATCGCGAGATTCCCGAGCGCCCGCGCGACGAGCCGGGCTCGCAGGACGACGACGAGGAGGAGGCGGCGCCGCTGATCTCCGCCGAGGAACTGCAAGCCGAGGCAAGCTTCACGGCCGAGGGCGAGGGCAGGCTGTTCGTGGTCGGCACCTCGGCCATCCTGGGCAGCGGCTTCATCGACGTGCAGGGCCGCAACCCCAACTCGCTGTTCCTGCTCAACCTGATCGACGCCATGAACGGGCGCGACGAACGCGCCGAGATGCGCAGCAAGGGGCGCCGGGTGCGGCCGCTGCGCGAGATCGAGCCGCCGGCGCGCACCGCCATCAAGACGTTCGCGGTGGCCGGCCTGCCGGCGCTGGTGATCGTGGTGGGCATCCTGGTGTGGATCCTCGGCGGCCTGCATCGCAACCGCATCCGCGCGGAATACGGCAATCCCGCCTCCGGAGGCGGTTCCACGAGCGGTACGCCAAGTACCGGCGGCGGCCGAGCCGGTGGCAGAGGCGGAGGTGGCAGCGGTGCCGGCGCGGAACCGCAGGCATCCGCGAGGCGCGCCACACGAGGCCGCGGTGCACGTGATGGCGCCGGTACCGGCGAGGCCGGGGCGGCGAAGTCGAAGCGCCCATCGGGGGGTGCGTCGTGA
- a CDS encoding ATP-binding cassette domain-containing protein — protein MIRINNLTKDYGTTRALDGVSFSVNRGEILGLLGPNGAGKTTTMRIVTGYLTPTSGSVEVQDMDVADNPLEVKRLIGYLPEFAPLYADMVVHDYLQYVAAVRRIEPRRRGERIRAMTELCGLGDVIHRPFRELSRGYKQRVGLAHAMLSDPDILILDEPTSGLDPNQIVEIRSIIKEAGREKTVIFSTHILSEVETTCDRIVIINRGRVAADGTADVVKARALSGLAVRLALLDAVLDDVQRHLLAVPGVNSVVRVLDAPLPVAGALLVEVSCSGQNLRELYAAIKARDWVVVGLNSEGHSLEDTFRELTGAAGDGAGDGVAADGETAEASA, from the coding sequence ATGATCCGAATCAACAACCTCACCAAAGACTACGGGACCACCCGCGCTCTCGACGGCGTGAGCTTCTCGGTGAACCGGGGCGAGATCCTCGGGCTGCTCGGCCCCAACGGCGCCGGCAAGACCACCACCATGCGCATCGTCACCGGCTACCTCACCCCGACCTCCGGCTCGGTCGAGGTGCAGGACATGGACGTGGCCGACAATCCGCTCGAAGTAAAGCGGCTGATCGGCTACCTGCCCGAGTTCGCCCCCCTGTACGCCGACATGGTGGTGCACGACTACCTGCAGTACGTGGCCGCCGTGCGCCGCATCGAGCCGCGGCGGCGCGGCGAGCGCATCCGCGCCATGACCGAGCTGTGCGGCTTGGGCGACGTGATCCACCGCCCGTTCCGGGAGCTGTCGCGCGGCTACAAGCAGCGCGTCGGCCTGGCGCACGCCATGCTCAGCGACCCCGACATCCTCATCCTGGACGAGCCCACCTCCGGCCTCGACCCCAACCAGATCGTCGAGATCCGCTCCATCATCAAGGAGGCTGGGCGCGAGAAGACGGTGATCTTCTCCACCCACATCCTGAGCGAGGTGGAGACCACCTGCGACCGCATCGTGATCATCAACCGCGGGCGGGTGGCGGCGGACGGCACCGCCGACGTGGTGAAGGCGCGCGCGCTGTCCGGCCTGGCGGTGCGGCTGGCGCTGCTGGACGCGGTGCTCGATGACGTGCAGCGCCACCTGCTGGCGGTGCCGGGCGTGAACAGCGTGGTGCGCGTGCTGGACGCGCCGCTGCCGGTGGCCGGCGCGTTGCTGGTGGAGGTGTCCTGCAGCGGTCAGAACCTGCGCGAGCTGTACGCCGCCATCAAGGCGCGCGACTGGGTGGTGGTGGGGCTCAACTCCGAGGGCCACTCGCTGGAGGACACGTTCCGGGAGCTGACCGGCGCGGCGGGCGACGGCGCGGGCGACGGAGTGGCCGCGGACGGCGAGACGGCGGAGGCGAGCGCGTGA